TTGCCGCCATAACTCAGTTGGTAGAGTGGCTGGCTGTTAACCAGCATGTCACAGGTTCGAGTCCTGTTGGCGGCGCTTCTTTTGTTTTGTTTGTTATGATTTTTTTTGTAAGGAAATTACGCACCTGTACGAAAAACTATTTTGAAAATACTTGGAATCATGTTTTCTCCAAAACAAAATTTCTCTGCCGCAGACCAGTACTCATTTTGTGAAACTGCGCCAGCATTCGTTTCGGCTGTCTATGATTGCGATTTCGGTTTTGCGCTTTTTTGTGTTTTCCTGATATTTTTCTGAAAATGTGTATTCCTGTAAGACTACTCACCCCTTGGAATCGCTTCTGAAAAGGAAATGATACGCGTCTGGATCAGCGTACTGCCGGTGTTTTTCACGGCCGATTGAGGGATATTTGAGAATAACTGTCCAATGATCTTCCGACGGGCGTTGCACCTTTAATCTGAGTTCACAGTGAATATTAGTGCAAGCCTCAAAATAAAGGTGCAAAATACTGAATAAAAGTGCAAATCAATTTTGCACCTTTATTCCACTAATCAAAAAAAAAAGAAACAGAAGTTCAAACCTCAGCCGCATTTGAATCATTTTCGACTCTCAAGTTTACCGATAAGAAATCAGGTTGAACCTCATACATTAGCATAGCCTTGTTTACCACAGTGAGATTGTAGGCAATCAGCTTACAGTAAAGCTCATTGATCTGGGCACATTTATTTTTCGACTTCAATGTTTCCCCTAATTTCTCTTTTATACAAGAAAATGTAGTTTCTACATTTGATCTCAGATGATAGTGGGAATAGAATTCCTCTGGATTTTCCGTGAACCTCTGATGGGCATGATACCATGCCGGAGAACCACGTGCAAGACTTCTATCACTTTTCCTAAATGGAATGAATGCCGCAATATCTCTATCCTCTGCAAACTGTAGATTATAGCGTGCGATGTAGCCCTTATCTGCATACACTTCAGCCGCATCAAAAATTTCCATAGTATTTCCAAGTAATTCTCTGAACTCAAGTACATCTGATGCATTTCCATCAGTAATTTTTGCATCGGTGATGATATTGGTCAGAACACCACTTGCGATATGCGCCTTTAACCACACATTTTTTACCTTTACACGATGCTTTTCTGGCATCCATGAGTTGTAAGCAGTCGTTCTGAATCCTGACGAATCGATTGCAAACTTGGTCTCAAGAGGGCTTAGTGGTAAAGCAGACAAACGCAACATATCCCTCAGATGAACCGTCACATCCTCCCTATTAAGGAATTTTGAGATGGCATTGAAGTGCGGAGCACGATTAATGATGCTCATATTTTCCACCATCTCCATCAGACCTGCGGAATATCTGGATGCACGATTCGAATACACTTTCAGAATTGCACAGTAGAGGATGTCTTCGTTTTTCAGTTTTGGTCTTCCTCTTCCGGTCTTCTGTGGAATGTATTCTGCATCAATGGATGAATCACCCATTCTTTCCGCACCAACCTTACAAAGTTCTGGTAAAAGAACCTTGATGACGTGTTGGTGTTCTCTGACTTCTGCTTCATTGTATCTAGCCCAATCACGCCGCACATGCTCTCTTGATGGATTGGTATGCTTTGCCTTCTCTTCTTGTGCCTGTTTTTCTCGTGCAATTTGGTTTGCTTCCCTCATTTGTTCACGGTGAAGTTTTTCCTTCATGCGCGCGGCCTTCTTCATACGGAGTAAGCGTTCATACGATTGGTCAATTGTAATTGAAATGGACATTTTATATCCCTCAAATAACTATAATGTAGCTATTCATATTTATAATATCATATTGTGACAAAAACCACGATGGATATATTTAATAGCTATTAAATAGCATAAGGAAGTAGGGATAAATATGACAAATAGAGAGAAAGCGGAAATAAAATTGAGCGGTTATGCCATGGTGGAAAAAATGGTGAAAGCTGGAACGAACACATCAGGGCGTGTTTATGTTCCTAAATCATGGATTGGGAGAAGAGTAACAGTAGTTCTACTCGATGAGCCTGGGGATGATGTGGTAGATGATCGGATGAGAAGAATGGTGTATGGGGAAGAAGATGATGGGTTTAGGAGGATGATTTAGACTTTACACCAACATGAAAAAATGTGCGAGTTTCTAATTTAGATTAGAATGGATTC
This is a stretch of genomic DNA from Methanorbis furvi. It encodes these proteins:
- a CDS encoding transposase — protein: MKEKLHREQMREANQIAREKQAQEEKAKHTNPSREHVRRDWARYNEAEVREHQHVIKVLLPELCKVGAERMGDSSIDAEYIPQKTGRGRPKLKNEDILYCAILKVYSNRASRYSAGLMEMVENMSIINRAPHFNAISKFLNREDVTVHLRDMLRLSALPLSPLETKFAIDSSGFRTTAYNSWMPEKHRVKVKNVWLKAHIASGVLTNIITDAKITDGNASDVLEFRELLGNTMEIFDAAEVYADKGYIARYNLQFAEDRDIAAFIPFRKSDRSLARGSPAWYHAHQRFTENPEEFYSHYHLRSNVETTFSCIKEKLGETLKSKNKCAQINELYCKLIAYNLTVVNKAMLMYEVQPDFLSVNLRVENDSNAAEV
- a CDS encoding DUF2080 family transposase-associated protein; translated protein: MTNREKAEIKLSGYAMVEKMVKAGTNTSGRVYVPKSWIGRRVTVVLLDEPGDDVVDDRMRRMVYGEEDDGFRRMI